The genomic window AAGGCGATTGAGCATTGAGCTCAACTCGACACCGACTTGAAAAGAAATAATATAATTTTGCATACCTTTTATAGCCCAGTCAAAAGAGGAGGTAAGAATTCTAAAAAAAAGAGAAGGTAAGAGGGACGATGTTAAAATTATTCACCTCAATATAGTTCAAATGAACATAGTTAGCATCTTAGTTGCAAAAAAAAACTAGAATAAGAGAAATTCATATCTCAACCCCGAACTCTAAGGCCAGTTTAATTTGACCCGAACAACAGAACCGGTTAAAACACAACGCCCTAGAAGTGTAGCACACTGTAGCATGGTAGCAGCCAAATTAGCATTGTTGGCCCAGGTAGCAGCCAAATCGTTTTCTTCCTCGTTTTCCCCCTGGGTTGTACGCAAATAGACTCTCATAGTGTCATGCACCATATATAAATGCATATCGGAGCATACATACTAAATGTTTTCTGCAAAACATATTTGTATGCATTGGATACAATTGCATTAAGCCGAAATCACTAGTTAAAGAGCACTCTTTGCAAAGACCACCCACATCTCTCCAGGTTGCCACAAGCGTCGCACTGGCCACTTGCCGCAACCTTAGAGGTTCTCTTTTCTTTTGTAGATTTGTTTTTCAAAATGTTTATCTCTCAAACCGCGAGTCCAAATCTTGTTTCACTGTTGGATTCGTCGTGTTAGGATCTTCAAAAtaagatcccatgttgataggtttcgacgaacgttttttcacgaaaaaaccggtaGAAAAAACCCGAATAGGGATTacatttttccctttccgaaaggcacggccgtgcccCTCGTGGAAGCAGATCCGTGCCTTCACAAGAAGTAAATCCACGCCTCTCGtgataggaagaaaaagaaaacgcgttttttatcccttttgcgagaggcactcgcataagcaaatccgtgcctccacgagaagtaaatatctgcctcttgcggaaggaaaaaaagaagaaaacacattttttttcctttcctagaggcacggccatacctctcgcagaagcaaatccgtgcctccacaAAAAGTAAATCCGTATCTCTCGTGGTAAAAAAAAAATGGAAAACACGTTTTCCCCTTTTACAAGAGGCACCTCgcgaaaaaacacattttttccttttcgagaggcacaaccgtacctctcgcgaaagcaaatctgtgcctccatGAGAAGTAAATCCGTGCCTTTTGTAGTAGGAAAAAAACATGTATTTTTTCcttgcctccacgagaagtaaattcttgcctctccccccccccccaaaaaaaaagaaaacacatttttgCATCAATTTTTTTGTTGTCCAAAATCTAAAAAAAGTCCAGGGAAAAACAAAAAAGCCGAAAAAAATCATCTAAAAGCCGAAAACGGGTgcagaatttttttttaaaaaaccgaaGAAAACGCCCAGAGCATGACACGTGGCGGGCGATGAGAGGGCTTCAAGTGCGctaatttttttttgcgaaaaaggaGCACTCATTGAttagatggggggggggggggggggggagggatgaGTAAGCGAACGAGATAGAAATACCCGTATCCAACATTTGGATATCACACATTTACAGTATGTGTGTACTGATGCACTTGCATTTATACGTACTAATGCCTGTATACCCACCATTTGGATTCCCACATCGATATCCATCTCACACATTCAATGTAAGCTCGAAGCTATAAATATCAGGCGGATGAGTTCACATCGATCCCATCACAAGCAAAGCAAAGCGAAGCCTAATCGTGTTCGTGTTGGCCATGGGGTTCAACAGAGCACAGTTGTTTGCTGCCTTCGCCCTGGGGTTGCTCATCATGTCCCACAGTAAGTTCAAATACTATCGCCACACCACAAGCCCACCCTGTTGCTACTTGAAAAGGTCCATCCATTCTTGTGATGAAAACAAAAATCTAATTCTGTGGTGCAGGTGTGGAGGCGGTTCGTCCCCGTCCCCGGATATGCCATTCCCCAAGCCATCTTTATCATGGCTCATGCAACAACAGGAAATGCGTGGAGGTGTGCCACCACGAGCACTTCACCGGCGGCTACTGCTCACGTAAAGGGGTTGTTAAAAGACTTCATTGTGAATGTACCATAAAATGCGGCCATTATAGTCCTCCACCGCCGTCAGAagtgccggagccgccgccgtatgaacggccgccaccaccaccaagagtCATGTAGGGGAGAAAAGTTTATGGAGCCATGAACCACTGATTGAAAGGATAATATTTGCGTATTCATGGAAATGTTCGATTTGTAAggaactacacatgcatcattgaTATCATGAAAATAATTTGTAGTGCCGTCAATAATAAGAAAAACCTTTTTAATTTGA from Triticum aestivum cultivar Chinese Spring chromosome 3B, IWGSC CS RefSeq v2.1, whole genome shotgun sequence includes these protein-coding regions:
- the LOC123066330 gene encoding defensin-like protein; this translates as MGFNRAQLFAAFALGLLIMSHSVEAVRPRPRICHSPSHLYHGSCNNRKCVEVCHHEHFTGGYCSRKGVVKRLHCECTIKCGHYSPPPPSEVPEPPPYERPPPPPRVM